A region from the Candidatus Hydrogenedentota bacterium genome encodes:
- a CDS encoding glycosyltransferase family 4 protein, with product MWLDVVRRMRILSLTPGTGGTFYCQNCLRDGQMVRGLRRRGHDVIVVPLYLPILLDSEGLDNGTGVFFGGVNVFLQQNLGIFRNTPRWLDKMLDSSWMLRRAAAREGSTRARDLAPMTYSMLQGRDGRQRKELHRFIEWLQGEPKPDLVHISNALLLGLAGEIRERLKVPIVCSLQDEDTWIDAMDPVWRDRCWNIIAEKARDVNLFVAVSKWYASKMAERARIPMDRMRVVPLGTEWDRCDPSPLDADPPVLGFLSRIHPALGFSELVDAFIELKKDPRLARLKLRATGGVTHGDRHFVDHVYEKLRAAGVADDVEIVEDFTKAGRQQFLRTLSVLSAPAPQGEAFGFFVLEAGACGVPVVQPDAGAFREVVEMTGGGIVYDPRDETALVESLKSVLLDRELARRLGRAGHAAVHEKFTADAMAANIAAVFHELVPGHEFPAEIAKV from the coding sequence ATGTGGCTGGACGTTGTTAGACGCATGCGGATTCTTTCGCTCACACCCGGGACCGGCGGGACCTTCTACTGCCAGAACTGCCTGCGCGACGGGCAAATGGTGCGCGGCCTGCGGCGGCGCGGCCATGACGTAATTGTCGTCCCGCTTTATCTGCCCATTCTCCTCGATTCCGAAGGACTCGACAACGGTACTGGCGTGTTCTTCGGCGGTGTAAACGTATTTCTCCAGCAAAACCTCGGCATTTTCCGCAACACGCCGCGCTGGCTGGACAAAATGCTCGATTCCTCGTGGATGTTGCGGCGCGCGGCGGCCCGTGAAGGTTCAACGCGCGCGCGCGATCTCGCGCCCATGACGTATTCCATGCTTCAGGGGCGTGACGGGCGCCAGCGAAAGGAACTGCACCGCTTCATCGAATGGTTGCAAGGCGAACCGAAACCCGATCTCGTCCACATCTCGAACGCGCTGCTGCTCGGACTCGCAGGCGAAATCCGCGAGAGACTCAAGGTGCCAATCGTCTGCAGTCTGCAGGACGAGGACACGTGGATCGACGCGATGGACCCGGTGTGGCGCGATCGCTGCTGGAATATCATCGCGGAGAAAGCGCGCGATGTAAACCTGTTCGTCGCAGTCAGCAAGTGGTACGCGTCGAAGATGGCCGAACGTGCGCGCATTCCGATGGACCGCATGCGTGTTGTGCCGCTCGGCACGGAGTGGGACCGCTGCGATCCGTCGCCGCTGGATGCCGACCCGCCGGTGCTGGGGTTTCTCTCGCGCATCCATCCCGCACTCGGATTCAGCGAATTGGTCGACGCGTTCATCGAGTTGAAGAAGGACCCGCGGCTCGCGCGTCTCAAGCTGCGCGCGACGGGCGGTGTGACGCACGGCGATCGGCACTTTGTCGATCACGTCTACGAAAAGCTGCGCGCGGCCGGTGTCGCGGACGACGTCGAGATCGTCGAGGATTTCACCAAGGCGGGCCGCCAGCAATTCCTGCGCACGCTCAGCGTACTTTCCGCACCCGCGCCGCAGGGCGAAGCGTTTGGATTCTTCGTCCTCGAAGCCGGCGCGTGCGGCGTGCCGGTGGTGCAGCCGGACGCGGGCGCGTTCCGCGAAGTGGTCGAGATGACCGGAGGCGGGATCGTCTATGATCCGCGCGATGAGACCGCGCTGGTCGAATCGCTCAAGAGCGTGTTGCTTGATCGCGAGCTCGCGCGCAGACTGGGCCGCGCCGGGCACGCGGCGGTCCACGAAAAATTTACCGCGGACGCGATGGCCGCGAACATCGCGGCGGTATTCCACGAGCTGGTTCCCGGGCACGAGTTCCCCGCCGAAATCGCGAAGGTCTGA